GGTATCCCACTCATTctcctcgtcatcatccgACTCGGGTTCTCTGGCAACAACCTCGAAATCCGAGTCAGACTCAGATCCGTCATCTGATTCCAGTTCAGTGGCActgttgctgctaccaTTAGTAGTTCCGTTAACTTTTCCGTTGGTACTTCCGTTAGCTTTGCCATTGGTAATTCCGTTGACTTTGCCATTGGTCTTGACATTGGTCACATTGGTCGATGTGTTAGTGGAAACAGGACTGTCGACGTCCAAAGACTTGAATAGTGGGTTGTCGAAAAAGACTGCGGCCTTGCGACTGAGATCGCCTACTTTGCTTGGCCTCAGCGTGTTGATGAGCTTGTTAATGCTCTCATCTCCATCACTGTCACTGTCGCTATCGCTGTCCTCAGCTTCTAGCACATCCGAATCCGAATCGCTGTTATTTTGCTTCTCTTCAAAACCATCCCACTCGTCATCACCATTCTCTCGGGCCATCTTGGCCTGGTACTTGGCATCACGCTCGGCCTTGCGCTTTTTATAGTCGATATACATATCATCCAACTGAGCATCCAGgttatcagcagcatcgtCACTGTCATAGTCTTCATAGCCATTGCCATTAGCAGACTCCTTGGCATCGCCCATATCaacctcatcatcagcaccGCCGTTATTGAATACCATGCTCTTTTTACCCTTGATAAGATCCGACAGTTTACCAGTCTTCTCAGCGTGCTTGAGATTGAACAATGACTGGCCTTGTGAACCAGCATCAATACCAATATCTCCAGGAGTCATCATGTTCATTTGCAATCTTGTAATTTCCTTTTGCTTGCGCTCGTTGgcatttctcttttctctctttttcCGCAGTCTTTCCTGATCTTGAAGCTCTTGTAGCTCTTTTTCAATGCGTTCTTCCTCGGTCAGAGGTTCGGCCTCTTCCTCAgtcttctcttctttaaCATCTATTCCAAGCAAATCTCTAGCAGCCAATCTCCATTTAAGAATCATTCGGAAGTCTTTCTTACCAAGGACCTTGAGATCCTTGAAACATTCTAAAAGCTCATCAGTAGTTTGTGGCAGCTTTTTAACTTGTTTGAGCTCGGGCTCTTCGTGGTGGTCAAAACTGAATGCTGACATACCACCCAGACACTGGATAGGGTCCTCGTGCTTGATAAACTCCAGTGCCGACATGGTATGATACTGTGTGTAATCACCCTCTTCATAACCGTCTCTCTTACGTCTCTTCAACTCGGGGTTGAAAACTTTGGCTTGGTAGTTGGGTGTAGGATCTTGCAACTCCTCGAAAACATGCTTAGAGTCTAATAATT
This is a stretch of genomic DNA from Sugiyamaella lignohabitans strain CBS 10342 chromosome C, complete sequence. It encodes these proteins:
- the SPB1 gene encoding Spb1p (AdoMet-dependent methyltransferase; involved in rRNA processing and 60S ribosomal subunit maturation; methylates G2922 in the tRNA docking site of the large subunit rRNA and in the absence of snR52, U2921; suppressor of PAB1 mutants; GO_component: GO:0005730 - nucleolus [Evidence IEA]; GO_component: GO:0005730 - nucleolus [Evidence IDA] [PMID 10556316]; GO_component: GO:0005730 - nucleolus [Evidence IDA] [PMID 10648622]; GO_component: GO:0005634 - nucleus [Evidence IEA,IEA]; GO_component: GO:0005634 - nucleus [Evidence IDA] [PMID 10556316]; GO_component: GO:0030687 - preribosome, large subunit precursor [Evidence IDA] [PMID 11583614]; GO_function: GO:0008168 - methyltransferase activity [Evidence IEA,IEA]; GO_function: GO:0016435 - rRNA (guanine) methyltransferase activity [Evidence IMP] [PMID 15546625]; GO_function: GO:0008650 - rRNA (uridine-2'-O-)-methyltransferase activity [Evidence IGI] [PMID 14636587]; GO_function: GO:0008649 - rRNA methyltransferase activity [Evidence IEA]; GO_function: GO:0016740 - transferase activity [Evidence IEA]; GO_process: GO:0001510 - RNA methylation [Evidence IEA]; GO_process: GO:0000466 - maturation of 5.8S rRNA from tricistronic rRNA transcript (SSU-rRNA, 5.8S rRNA, LSU-rRNA) [Evidence IMP] [PMID 10556316]; GO_process: GO:0000466 - maturation of 5.8S rRNA from tricistronic rRNA transcript (SSU-rRNA, 5.8S rRNA, LSU-rRNA) [Evidence IMP] [PMID 10648622]; GO_process: GO:0000463 - maturation of LSU-rRNA from tricistronic rRNA transcript (SSU-rRNA, 5.8S rRNA, LSU-rRNA) [Evidence IMP] [PMID 10556316]; GO_process: GO:0000463 - maturation of LSU-rRNA from tricistronic rRNA transcript (SSU-rRNA, 5.8S rRNA, LSU-rRNA) [Evidence IMP] [PMID 10648622]; GO_process: GO:0032259 - methylation [Evidence IEA,IEA]; GO_process: GO:0031167 - rRNA methylation [Evidence IEA]; GO_process: GO:0031167 - rRNA methylation [Evidence IGI] [PMID 14636587]; GO_process: GO:0031167 - rRNA methylation [Evidence IDA,IGI,IMP] [PMID 15546625]; GO_process: GO:0006364 - rRNA processing [Evidence IEA,IEA]; GO_process: GO:0042254 - ribosome biogenesis [Evidence IEA]), coding for MGKAQKKHGKGRLDHYYRLAKEKGYRARSSFKIIQINEKFGHFLEKSKVVIDLCAAPGSWCQVASNLCPINSLIIGVDLAPIKPLPNVITFQSDITTEHCRTQLRGHMKTWKADAVLHDGAPNVGMAWTQDAFTQSELVLQSLKLAVEFLIQGGTFVTKVFRSKDYNNLMWVFQQFFDKVEATKPPSSRNVSAEIFVVCRGFKAPKKIDPKLLDSKHVFEELQDPTPNYQAKVFNPELKRRKRDGYEEGDYTQYHTMSALEFIKHEDPIQCLGGMSAFSFDHHEEPELKQVKKLPQTTDELLECFKDLKVLGKKDFRMILKWRLAARDLLGIDVKEEKTEEEAEPLTEEERIEKELQELQDQERLRKKREKRNANERKQKEITRLQMNMMTPGDIGIDAGSQGQSLFNLKHAEKTGKLSDLIKGKKSMVFNNGGADDEVDMGDAKESANGNGYEDYDSDDAADNLDAQLDDMYIDYKKRKAERDAKYQAKMARENGDDEWDGFEEKQNNSDSDSDVLEAEDSDSDSDSDGDESINKLINTLRPSKVGDLSRKAAVFFDNPLFKSLDVDSPVSTNTSTNVTNVKTNGKVNGITNGKANGSTNGKVNGTTNGSSNSATELESDDGSESDSDFEVVAREPESDDDEENEWDTEKDKREEPYVDIVTAQAMTLAHQLALGQKSKHSLIDEGYNRYTFRDKDGLPDWFLDDESKHSKLQKPITKEAAEAIKEKLKAMNARPIKKVAEAQARKKYKAHQKLEKIRKKTDLINEDDSKSEKEKSEDIAKLMRKLTKKKSDKPKVTVIAAKGANRGLQGRPKGVKGKYKMVDGTLKKEQRALNRIQKKMKKKKH